From a single Podarcis raffonei isolate rPodRaf1 chromosome 10, rPodRaf1.pri, whole genome shotgun sequence genomic region:
- the KMT2E gene encoding inactive histone-lysine N-methyltransferase 2E isoform X5: MGIDRQHIPDIYLCERCQPRNLDKERAMLLQRRKRENMSDGDTSATESGDEVPVELYTAFQHTPTTITLTATRVTKVTDKKRKKSGEKEQNIAKCKKAFREGSRKSSRVKGSAPEIDPSESSNFGWETKIKAWMDRYEEANNNQYSEGVQREAQRIALRLGNGDDKKEVITSNSVFKPPVESYIQKNKKILKAAKDLPPDALIIEYRGKFMLREQFEANGYFFKRPYPFVLFYSKFHGLEMCVDARTFGNEARFIRRSCTPNAEVRHAIEDGTIHLYIYSIQNIPKGTEITIAFDFDYGNCKYKVDCACLKENPECPVLKRGSEPTENINTGYDTRRKKGRKERDASKEKETQNQNITLDCEGAATKTKFPDNRQRKLSPLRLSISNNQEPDFIDDIEEKTPISNEVEMESEEQIAERKRKMTREERKMEAILQAFARLEKREKRREQALERISTAKTEIKPECKETQIINETEFVQEPAKEETATKPTPAKVNRTKQRKSFSRSRTHIGQQRRRHRTVSMCSDIQPSSPDVEVSSQHNEPENTALSAEPETETTVPEIVPEPEPPALNKCPTKYPKTKKGTHSLQLTFLDQKDGKGWTQICEHLVSEWLSEKNEKTGKPTDSLSERPLRITTDPEVLATQLNSLPGLTYSPHVYTTPKHYIRFTSPFLSEKRRRKEPVENIGSCKKRWLKQALEEENTTAVDRFNSPSHERSRSPTVNGESRSPLLLNDSCSLSDLTTPLKKRRVYQLSDSAYSETSTPIPSPYATPTHADLSASDPLLFATPPRIKAEDETCRNGYKPIYSPVTPVIPCVHGNAMHFENISSPESSPEVKRRTYNQEGYDRSSSAMLALNPFRNSNLTEMCLQEIKTIGYSSPRNRTDGARQCSGENETASDLQLGLEAIEQSALHKTLDNPCHDRTDASSQLETAHCGRGTVYPTWVKSPDRTGVNFSMNSNLRDLTPSHQLEVGGGFRINESKCLIPDDARGGMFMETPVFCTSEDGLAAGFGRTVSSDSLMDGNCTPQNPPQKKKVSLLEYRKRQREARKSGSKAESFPLLTISPHSAGGGNNGGSADGYNSSENGEPVEREHTASLPLPLPATDYSTTSEETENSSSSKEASSEKNDPEVQWTSSTSVEQVRERSYQRALLLSDHRKDKDSDPENPEPTSECPSPDTSLKACKSPLKVSKTSSPSPVAPVQSLGKTPTKQDVQWETPADAPEAENTTHPKPDQPQKPLANNAEALSKNHQSQPHSRSAADQLSQKLPSAPLKLHCPPSPQVENPPKPSTPHTPVQHGYLSPKPPSQQLGSPCRPHHPPSPQVGTPQRDTHRSFYAATQSLQPSTQQQPSATLFPQTSSVSYSQFHQQNLNASAPPPPPPPPPSSTYYQNQQAPSGNFQNYSQLKSSIPPQQTVFPSGPNQALAGTTCQQPVSGHHVTSGHFLPSPNPSIHHQTPAVGAPPPPPPPPPAPGPHLVQQQSSHQQHPVAHVVGPVHAVAVAPGSHIHSQAAGHHLPPPPPPPGPLPHHHPTHPTTGHQGLQAQHQHVVNSAPPPPPPPPPATVLGSGHHTASAQGLHHASHQGPPLFPSSAHSTVTSYPSQPHHTPLGPGPQHQPAGTGPHCPLPGQGPHIQPQGPSSIPTPTASGFCPHPGSVSLPHGVQGPQQASPVPGQIPIHRAQVPPTFQNNYHGSGWH; encoded by the exons GGCTCAGCTCCAGAGATTGATCCTTCTGAGAGTTCCAACTTTGGATGGGAAACTAAAATCAAGGCATGGATGGATCGTTAtgaagaagcaaacaacaaccaGTACAGCGAAGGTGTTCAAAGAGAGGCACAAAGAATAGCTTTGAGATTAGGAAACGGAGATGACAAAAAAGAAGTGATCACCAGCAACTCAGTCTTCAAACCTCCAGTAGAG aGCTATAttcaaaaaaataagaaaatcctAAAAGCTGCCAAAGACTTGCCTCCAGATGCACTTATTATTGAATATCGAGGAAAGTTCATGCTGAGAGAACAATTTGAAGCTAATGGATATTTCTTTAAGAG GCCATACCCGTttgttctattctattctaaattCCACGGGCTAGAAATGTGTGTAGATGCAAGAACCTTTGGGAATGAAGCTCGGTTTATCAGACGTTCTTGTACACCCAATGCTGAG GTTAGACATGCCATTGAAGATGGAACCATTCATCTTTATATCTACTCCATCCAAAACATTCCAAAGGGAACAGAAATAACTATTGCATTCGATTTTGATTACGGAAATTG caaATACAAAGTGGACTGTGCTTGTTTGAAAGAAAATCCTGAATGCCCAGTACTTAAGCGAGGCTCTGAACCTACAGAAAACATAAATACTGGATATGATACTAGAAGAAAAAAGGgcagaaaagagagagatgctTCAAAAGAGAAGGAGACTCAAAACCAGAACATCACCTTGGATTGTGAAGGAGCAGCCACCAAAACAAAGTTTCCAGACAACAGACAGAGAAAGCTTTCTCCCCTTAGGCTATCAATCTCAAATAATCAG GAGCCAGATTTTATTGATGATATAGAAGAAAAAACTCCTATTAGCAATGAAGTAGAAATGGAATCAGAGGAGCAGAttgcagaaaggaaaaggaagatg ACCAGAGAAGAACGGAAAATGGAAGCCATTCTTCAGGCTTTTGCCAGgctagaaaaaagagaaaaaagaagagagcAGGCTTTGGAAAGAATTAGTACAGCTAAAACCGAAATTAAACCTGAATGCAAGGAAACGCAGATCATCAACGAAACAGAATTTGTACAG GAACCAGCAAAAGAGGAAACTGCCACTAAGCCAACCCCTGCCAAAGTCAATAGGACAAAACAGAGAAAAAGTTTCTCTCGGAGCAGAACTCATATCGGACAGCAGCGGAGAAGGCACAGAACTGTTAGCATGTGTTCAGATATTCAACCATCCTCTCCTGATGTGGAAGTTAGTTCACAGCACAATGAGCCTGAAAACACTGCACTTTCAGCTGAGCCTGAAACTGAGACAACTGTTCCTGAAATAGTTCCTGAACCAGAACCCCCAGCACTTAACAAATGCCCTACTAAATATCCTAAAACAAAAAAG GGAACACATTCCTTGCAGCTCACATTCCTTGaccagaaggatgggaagggctGGACACAAATTTGTGAG CACTTGGTGAGTGAGTGGTTAAGTGAGAAGAACGAGAAGACAGGAAAACCGACGGACAGCCTTTCAGAAAGGCCCCTGCGTATAACGACAGATCCTGAGGTTTTGGCTACACAGCTGAATTCTTTGCCCGGTCTCACTTACAGCCCACATGTATATACTACTCCTAAGCACTATATTCGTTTTACATCGCCATTCCTTTCGGAAAAGAGGCGCAGAAAAGAACCTGTGGAAAACATTGGCTCTTGCAAGAAG cgttGGTTGAAGCAAgctctggaagaagaaaacacaACAGCTGTAGATAGGTTTAATTCACCATCTCATGAAAGATCTAGAAGTCCCACAGTCAATGGTGAAAGTAGAAGTCCCTTGTTATTAAATGACAGTTGTTCTTTATCAG ACCTGACAACACCGCTAAAAAAACGAAGAGTCTACCAGCTGTCAGATTCTGCCTATTCAGAAACATCTACACCTATTCCTTCTCCATACGCCACACCAACCCATGCTGATCTCTCTGCCTCAGATCCATTGCTGTTTGCAACTCCTCCTAGAATAAAAGCAGAAGATGAAACCTGTAGGAATGGTTATAAGCCCATTTACTCACCTGTTACGCCAGTGATTCCATGTGTACATGGAAATGCAATGCACTTTGAG AATATTTCTTCACCTGAAAGTTCCCCAGAAGTTAAGAGGCGAACGTATAATCAAGAG GGATATGACCGGTCATCATCAGCAATGCTAGCACTCAACCCTTTCAGAAATTCGAATCTAACAGAAATGTGCCTGCAAGAAATAAAGACTATTGGATATTCCAGTCCAAGAAATAGGACTGATGGCGCCAGGCAATGCTCCGGAGAAAATGAAACGGCCTCAGACCTCCAGTTGGGACTTGAAGCAATTGAGCAAAGTGCACTGCATAAAACTTTGGACAACCCCTGCCATGACAGGACTGATGCTAGCAGCCAGCTGGAAACTGCTCACTGTGGACGGGGAACAGTTTATCCAACTTGGGTAAAGAGTCCCGACAGGACAGGTGTAAATTTCTCAATGAATTCTAATCTGAGGGACTTAACTCCTTCACACCAGCTGGAGGTAGGAGGTGGATTCCGAATAAACGAATCAAAGTGCCTGATTCCAGATGATGCCAGAGGTGGCATGTTCATGGAAACACCTGTTTTTTGTACTTCTGAAGATGGACTCGCAGCTGGCTTTGGAAGAACTGTCAGTAGCGACAGCTTGATGGACGGAAATTGCACACCCCAGAATCCTCCACAAAAGAAAAAG GTGTCGCTTCTAGAATACCGCAAGAGGCAACGAGAAGCCAGAAAAAGCGGCTCCAAGGCAGAAAGCTTTCCCCTTCTAACCATATCGCCACACTCTGCTGGTGGAGGAAACAACGGTGGTTCTGCCGACGGGTATAACAGCAGCGAGAACGGGGAGCCAGTTGAGCGGGAGCACACGGCTAGCCTCCCTTTACCATTGCCAGCCACCGATTATAGCACCACTTCAGAAGAAACAGAAAACTCCTCTTCATCGAAAGAAGCTTCAAGCGAGAAGAACGATCCAGAAGTTCAGTG GACTTCTTCAACTTCAGTGGAGCAAGTGAGGGAACGAAGTTATCAGCGAGCTTTGCTTCTTAGTGATCATAGAAAAGACAAGGACTCTG ATCCTGAAAATCCTGAGCCCACAAGTGAATGTCCGTCCCCAGATACTTCTCTGAAGGCTTGCAAGAGTCCTTTAAAAGTGAGCAAG ACTTCTTCACCAAGTCCTGTAGCTCCTGTCCAATCACTTGGGAAAACACCCACAAAACAGGATGTCCAGTGGGAGACTCCAGCAGATGCTCCAGAGGCAGAGAACACAACTCACCCCAAACCTGACCAGCCACAGAAACCGCTGGCAAACAACGCCGAAGCACTTTCAAAAAACCACCAGTCCCAGCCCCATTCGCGCAGCGCAGCAGATCAGCTCTCGCAAAAGCTGCCTTCTGCACCATTGAAGCTACACTGTCCCCCTTCGCCCCAGGTAGAGAACCCTCCCAAACCCTCTACGCCCCACACACCTGTTCAGCACGGCTACCTTTCACCAAAGCCCCCTTCACAACAATTAGGATCGCCATGCAGACCTCATCATCCTCCGTCACCTCAAGTGGGAACGCCTCAAAGGGACACTCACAGAAGTTTCTATGCGGCGACGCAGAGCCTTCAGCCTAGCACCCAGCAGCAACCCAGCGCAACGCTGTTTCCCCAAACCTCTTCCGTCTCTTACAGCCAGTTCCACCAACAAAATTTGAACGCGAGCGCCCCGCCTCCTCCCCCgcctcctcccccttcctctaCTTACTATCAAAACCAGCAAGCCCCCTCAGGAAACTTTCAAAATTACAGTCAGTTAAAAAGTAGCATACCCCCCCAACAAACTGTCTTTCCCTCTGGACCAAACCAAGCACTTGCCGGCACAACATGCCAGCAGCCAGTTTCAGGGCACCATGTCACCAGTGGGCATTTTTTGCCATCTCCGAACCCCAGTATTCACCACCAGACTCCAGCTGTCGGGGCTCCGCCGCCGCCCCCACCGCCTCCCCCTGCTCCGGGACCCCATCTTGTGCAGCAGCAAAGTTCTCATCAGCAGCATCCAGTGGCCCACGTGGTGGGCCCCGTGCACGCGGTCGCCGTGGCTCCGGGGTCACACATCCATTCTCAAGCTGCCGGTCACCATctgccgccgcctccgccgccaccTGGTCCCCTTCCTCACCACCATCCGACTCACCCCACCACAGGTCACCAAGGTTTGCAAGCACAACACCAGCACGTAGTCAATTCGgctccgccgcctcctccgccgccgccacctgCCACCGTTTTAGGCTCTGGGCATCACACGGCCTCGGCGCAAGGATTGCACCACGCATCCCACCAGGGCCCCCCACTCTTCCCCTCCAGCGCTCACTCAACCGTCACTTCCTACCCCTCGCAGCCTCATCACACCCCTTTGGGACCTGGACCTCAGCATCAGCCTGCTGGGACGGGACCTCATTGCCCACTCCCAGGTCAGGGTCCTCACATCCAGCCTCAAGGACCAAGCAGTATTCCAACACCGACCGCTTCCGGGTTCTGCCCTCATCCTGGCTCTGTATCCCTTCCTCACGGCGTGCAAGGACCTCAGCAGGCATCTCCGGTGCCTGGGCAAATACCTATTCACAGAGCACAGGTGCCACCAACTTTTCAAAACAATTACCATGGGTCAGGGTGGCATTAA
- the KMT2E gene encoding inactive histone-lysine N-methyltransferase 2E isoform X6: protein MAHVTHSLEECPCLQRPSPRYRPILFCSEVTQLQESYIQKNKKILKAAKDLPPDALIIEYRGKFMLREQFEANGYFFKRPYPFVLFYSKFHGLEMCVDARTFGNEARFIRRSCTPNAEVRHAIEDGTIHLYIYSIQNIPKGTEITIAFDFDYGNCKYKVDCACLKENPECPVLKRGSEPTENINTGYDTRRKKGRKERDASKEKETQNQNITLDCEGAATKTKFPDNRQRKLSPLRLSISNNQEPDFIDDIEEKTPISNEVEMESEEQIAERKRKMTREERKMEAILQAFARLEKREKRREQALERISTAKTEIKPECKETQIINETEFVQEPAKEETATKPTPAKVNRTKQRKSFSRSRTHIGQQRRRHRTVSMCSDIQPSSPDVEVSSQHNEPENTALSAEPETETTVPEIVPEPEPPALNKCPTKYPKTKKGTHSLQLTFLDQKDGKGWTQICEHLVSEWLSEKNEKTGKPTDSLSERPLRITTDPEVLATQLNSLPGLTYSPHVYTTPKHYIRFTSPFLSEKRRRKEPVENIGSCKKRWLKQALEEENTTAVDRFNSPSHERSRSPTVNGESRSPLLLNDSCSLSDLTTPLKKRRVYQLSDSAYSETSTPIPSPYATPTHADLSASDPLLFATPPRIKAEDETCRNGYKPIYSPVTPVIPCVHGNAMHFENISSPESSPEVKRRTYNQEGYDRSSSAMLALNPFRNSNLTEMCLQEIKTIGYSSPRNRTDGARQCSGENETASDLQLGLEAIEQSALHKTLDNPCHDRTDASSQLETAHCGRGTVYPTWVKSPDRTGVNFSMNSNLRDLTPSHQLEVGGGFRINESKCLIPDDARGGMFMETPVFCTSEDGLAAGFGRTVSSDSLMDGNCTPQNPPQKKKVSLLEYRKRQREARKSGSKAESFPLLTISPHSAGGGNNGGSADGYNSSENGEPVEREHTASLPLPLPATDYSTTSEETENSSSSKEASSEKNDPEVQWTSSTSVEQVRERSYQRALLLSDHRKDKDSDPENPEPTSECPSPDTSLKACKSPLKVSKTSSPSPVAPVQSLGKTPTKQDVQWETPADAPEAENTTHPKPDQPQKPLANNAEALSKNHQSQPHSRSAADQLSQKLPSAPLKLHCPPSPQVENPPKPSTPHTPVQHGYLSPKPPSQQLGSPCRPHHPPSPQVGTPQRDTHRSFYAATQSLQPSTQQQPSATLFPQTSSVSYSQFHQQNLNASAPPPPPPPPPSSTYYQNQQAPSGNFQNYSQLKSSIPPQQTVFPSGPNQALAGTTCQQPVSGHHVTSGHFLPSPNPSIHHQTPAVGAPPPPPPPPPAPGPHLVQQQSSHQQHPVAHVVGPVHAVAVAPGSHIHSQAAGHHLPPPPPPPGPLPHHHPTHPTTGHQGLQAQHQHVVNSAPPPPPPPPPATVLGSGHHTASAQGLHHASHQGPPLFPSSAHSTVTSYPSQPHHTPLGPGPQHQPAGTGPHCPLPGQGPHIQPQGPSSIPTPTASGFCPHPGSVSLPHGVQGPQQASPVPGQIPIHRAQVPPTFQNNYHGSGWH, encoded by the exons ATGGCGCACGTGACGCACTCCTTGGAGGAATGTCCCTGCTTGCAGAGACCTTCGCCTAGATATAGGCCAATTCTCTTTTGCTCAGAAGTGACACAATTACAAGAG aGCTATAttcaaaaaaataagaaaatcctAAAAGCTGCCAAAGACTTGCCTCCAGATGCACTTATTATTGAATATCGAGGAAAGTTCATGCTGAGAGAACAATTTGAAGCTAATGGATATTTCTTTAAGAG GCCATACCCGTttgttctattctattctaaattCCACGGGCTAGAAATGTGTGTAGATGCAAGAACCTTTGGGAATGAAGCTCGGTTTATCAGACGTTCTTGTACACCCAATGCTGAG GTTAGACATGCCATTGAAGATGGAACCATTCATCTTTATATCTACTCCATCCAAAACATTCCAAAGGGAACAGAAATAACTATTGCATTCGATTTTGATTACGGAAATTG caaATACAAAGTGGACTGTGCTTGTTTGAAAGAAAATCCTGAATGCCCAGTACTTAAGCGAGGCTCTGAACCTACAGAAAACATAAATACTGGATATGATACTAGAAGAAAAAAGGgcagaaaagagagagatgctTCAAAAGAGAAGGAGACTCAAAACCAGAACATCACCTTGGATTGTGAAGGAGCAGCCACCAAAACAAAGTTTCCAGACAACAGACAGAGAAAGCTTTCTCCCCTTAGGCTATCAATCTCAAATAATCAG GAGCCAGATTTTATTGATGATATAGAAGAAAAAACTCCTATTAGCAATGAAGTAGAAATGGAATCAGAGGAGCAGAttgcagaaaggaaaaggaagatg ACCAGAGAAGAACGGAAAATGGAAGCCATTCTTCAGGCTTTTGCCAGgctagaaaaaagagaaaaaagaagagagcAGGCTTTGGAAAGAATTAGTACAGCTAAAACCGAAATTAAACCTGAATGCAAGGAAACGCAGATCATCAACGAAACAGAATTTGTACAG GAACCAGCAAAAGAGGAAACTGCCACTAAGCCAACCCCTGCCAAAGTCAATAGGACAAAACAGAGAAAAAGTTTCTCTCGGAGCAGAACTCATATCGGACAGCAGCGGAGAAGGCACAGAACTGTTAGCATGTGTTCAGATATTCAACCATCCTCTCCTGATGTGGAAGTTAGTTCACAGCACAATGAGCCTGAAAACACTGCACTTTCAGCTGAGCCTGAAACTGAGACAACTGTTCCTGAAATAGTTCCTGAACCAGAACCCCCAGCACTTAACAAATGCCCTACTAAATATCCTAAAACAAAAAAG GGAACACATTCCTTGCAGCTCACATTCCTTGaccagaaggatgggaagggctGGACACAAATTTGTGAG CACTTGGTGAGTGAGTGGTTAAGTGAGAAGAACGAGAAGACAGGAAAACCGACGGACAGCCTTTCAGAAAGGCCCCTGCGTATAACGACAGATCCTGAGGTTTTGGCTACACAGCTGAATTCTTTGCCCGGTCTCACTTACAGCCCACATGTATATACTACTCCTAAGCACTATATTCGTTTTACATCGCCATTCCTTTCGGAAAAGAGGCGCAGAAAAGAACCTGTGGAAAACATTGGCTCTTGCAAGAAG cgttGGTTGAAGCAAgctctggaagaagaaaacacaACAGCTGTAGATAGGTTTAATTCACCATCTCATGAAAGATCTAGAAGTCCCACAGTCAATGGTGAAAGTAGAAGTCCCTTGTTATTAAATGACAGTTGTTCTTTATCAG ACCTGACAACACCGCTAAAAAAACGAAGAGTCTACCAGCTGTCAGATTCTGCCTATTCAGAAACATCTACACCTATTCCTTCTCCATACGCCACACCAACCCATGCTGATCTCTCTGCCTCAGATCCATTGCTGTTTGCAACTCCTCCTAGAATAAAAGCAGAAGATGAAACCTGTAGGAATGGTTATAAGCCCATTTACTCACCTGTTACGCCAGTGATTCCATGTGTACATGGAAATGCAATGCACTTTGAG AATATTTCTTCACCTGAAAGTTCCCCAGAAGTTAAGAGGCGAACGTATAATCAAGAG GGATATGACCGGTCATCATCAGCAATGCTAGCACTCAACCCTTTCAGAAATTCGAATCTAACAGAAATGTGCCTGCAAGAAATAAAGACTATTGGATATTCCAGTCCAAGAAATAGGACTGATGGCGCCAGGCAATGCTCCGGAGAAAATGAAACGGCCTCAGACCTCCAGTTGGGACTTGAAGCAATTGAGCAAAGTGCACTGCATAAAACTTTGGACAACCCCTGCCATGACAGGACTGATGCTAGCAGCCAGCTGGAAACTGCTCACTGTGGACGGGGAACAGTTTATCCAACTTGGGTAAAGAGTCCCGACAGGACAGGTGTAAATTTCTCAATGAATTCTAATCTGAGGGACTTAACTCCTTCACACCAGCTGGAGGTAGGAGGTGGATTCCGAATAAACGAATCAAAGTGCCTGATTCCAGATGATGCCAGAGGTGGCATGTTCATGGAAACACCTGTTTTTTGTACTTCTGAAGATGGACTCGCAGCTGGCTTTGGAAGAACTGTCAGTAGCGACAGCTTGATGGACGGAAATTGCACACCCCAGAATCCTCCACAAAAGAAAAAG GTGTCGCTTCTAGAATACCGCAAGAGGCAACGAGAAGCCAGAAAAAGCGGCTCCAAGGCAGAAAGCTTTCCCCTTCTAACCATATCGCCACACTCTGCTGGTGGAGGAAACAACGGTGGTTCTGCCGACGGGTATAACAGCAGCGAGAACGGGGAGCCAGTTGAGCGGGAGCACACGGCTAGCCTCCCTTTACCATTGCCAGCCACCGATTATAGCACCACTTCAGAAGAAACAGAAAACTCCTCTTCATCGAAAGAAGCTTCAAGCGAGAAGAACGATCCAGAAGTTCAGTG GACTTCTTCAACTTCAGTGGAGCAAGTGAGGGAACGAAGTTATCAGCGAGCTTTGCTTCTTAGTGATCATAGAAAAGACAAGGACTCTG ATCCTGAAAATCCTGAGCCCACAAGTGAATGTCCGTCCCCAGATACTTCTCTGAAGGCTTGCAAGAGTCCTTTAAAAGTGAGCAAG ACTTCTTCACCAAGTCCTGTAGCTCCTGTCCAATCACTTGGGAAAACACCCACAAAACAGGATGTCCAGTGGGAGACTCCAGCAGATGCTCCAGAGGCAGAGAACACAACTCACCCCAAACCTGACCAGCCACAGAAACCGCTGGCAAACAACGCCGAAGCACTTTCAAAAAACCACCAGTCCCAGCCCCATTCGCGCAGCGCAGCAGATCAGCTCTCGCAAAAGCTGCCTTCTGCACCATTGAAGCTACACTGTCCCCCTTCGCCCCAGGTAGAGAACCCTCCCAAACCCTCTACGCCCCACACACCTGTTCAGCACGGCTACCTTTCACCAAAGCCCCCTTCACAACAATTAGGATCGCCATGCAGACCTCATCATCCTCCGTCACCTCAAGTGGGAACGCCTCAAAGGGACACTCACAGAAGTTTCTATGCGGCGACGCAGAGCCTTCAGCCTAGCACCCAGCAGCAACCCAGCGCAACGCTGTTTCCCCAAACCTCTTCCGTCTCTTACAGCCAGTTCCACCAACAAAATTTGAACGCGAGCGCCCCGCCTCCTCCCCCgcctcctcccccttcctctaCTTACTATCAAAACCAGCAAGCCCCCTCAGGAAACTTTCAAAATTACAGTCAGTTAAAAAGTAGCATACCCCCCCAACAAACTGTCTTTCCCTCTGGACCAAACCAAGCACTTGCCGGCACAACATGCCAGCAGCCAGTTTCAGGGCACCATGTCACCAGTGGGCATTTTTTGCCATCTCCGAACCCCAGTATTCACCACCAGACTCCAGCTGTCGGGGCTCCGCCGCCGCCCCCACCGCCTCCCCCTGCTCCGGGACCCCATCTTGTGCAGCAGCAAAGTTCTCATCAGCAGCATCCAGTGGCCCACGTGGTGGGCCCCGTGCACGCGGTCGCCGTGGCTCCGGGGTCACACATCCATTCTCAAGCTGCCGGTCACCATctgccgccgcctccgccgccaccTGGTCCCCTTCCTCACCACCATCCGACTCACCCCACCACAGGTCACCAAGGTTTGCAAGCACAACACCAGCACGTAGTCAATTCGgctccgccgcctcctccgccgccgccacctgCCACCGTTTTAGGCTCTGGGCATCACACGGCCTCGGCGCAAGGATTGCACCACGCATCCCACCAGGGCCCCCCACTCTTCCCCTCCAGCGCTCACTCAACCGTCACTTCCTACCCCTCGCAGCCTCATCACACCCCTTTGGGACCTGGACCTCAGCATCAGCCTGCTGGGACGGGACCTCATTGCCCACTCCCAGGTCAGGGTCCTCACATCCAGCCTCAAGGACCAAGCAGTATTCCAACACCGACCGCTTCCGGGTTCTGCCCTCATCCTGGCTCTGTATCCCTTCCTCACGGCGTGCAAGGACCTCAGCAGGCATCTCCGGTGCCTGGGCAAATACCTATTCACAGAGCACAGGTGCCACCAACTTTTCAAAACAATTACCATGGGTCAGGGTGGCATTAA